Proteins from one Oryza sativa Japonica Group chromosome 12, ASM3414082v1 genomic window:
- the LOC107275459 gene encoding putative cyclin-dependent kinase F-2, whose protein sequence is MAMATTSSSVVISRFVKLDELASGGCGIVYRARDHRSGEIVAMKCIRSYRDDCGELVDRSDFDREVAAMEACRGHPYIVQLRAHGRCDDGEAVLVMEFVGPTLRHVQRRSTRRSELEVRVAMRQLLSGAKRMHDAGLMHRDLKPDNVLVDARGNLKICDLGLSQSTASPPPYSNPIGTRWYCAPEILLGSTDYDERVDAWSLGCIMAELLARKPLFRGSSDREQLGEIVDVLGVNDIKRWRGYKGQRLLGGCGPDSFLRGFFPSPADARMLRRPPLSEAGFEVLSGLLTCNPEKRMTVAQALRHRWFKEADSASLRHRR, encoded by the coding sequence atggcgatggcgacgaccaGCTCCTCCGTCGTGATCAGCCGCTTCGTCAAGCTCGACGAGCTCGCCTCAGGAGGCTGCGGCATCGTCTACCGCGCACGCGACCACCGCTCCGGCGAGATCGTCGCCATGAAGTGCATCCGCTCGTACCGAGATGACTGCGGGGAGCTCGTCGACCGCTCCGACTTCGACCGCGAGGTCGCCGCCATGGAGGCGTGCAGGGGCCACCCCTACATCGTGCAGCTGCGCGCGCACGGCCgatgcgacgacggcgaggccgtcCTCGTCATGGAGTTCGTGGGGCCAACGCTTCGTCACGTCCAGAGGCGCTCGACGCGGCGGTCGGAGCTCGAGGTCCGCGTCGCCATGCGGCAGCTGCTCTCCGGCGCCAAGCGCATGCACGACGCCGGCCTCATGCACCGGGACCTCAAGCCGGACAACGTCCTCGTCGACGCGCGCGGCAACCTCAAGATCTGCGACCTCGGCCTGTCGCAgagcaccgcctcgccgccgccctacTCCAACCCGATCGGCACGCGGTGGTACTGCGCGCCGGAGATCCTCCTCGGGTCGACGGACTACGACGAGCGCGTCGACGCGTGGTCGCTCGGCTGCATCATGGCGGAGCTCCTCGCCAGGAAGCCGCTGTTCCGCGGGAGCTCGGACAGGGAGCAGCTCGGCGAGATCGTCGACGTCCTCGGCGTGAACGACATCAAGCGGTGGCGAGGCTACAAGGGGCAGCGGCTGCTGGGAGGATGCGGGCCGGACAGCTTTCTTCGTGGCTTCTTCCCATCTCCGGCCGACGCCAGGATGCTCCGCCGGCCACCATTGTCGGAGGCTGGGTTCGAGGTGTTGAGTGGACTTCTGACGTGCAACCCGGAGAAGAGGATGACGGTGGCGCAAGCACTCCGGCACCGGTGGTTCAAGGAGGCCGACAGTGCCAGCCTGAGACATCGCCGGTAG